One Micromonospora sp. WMMD812 genomic window carries:
- a CDS encoding metalloregulator ArsR/SmtB family transcription factor, whose protein sequence is MTADPVSAVFAALADPTRRAILARLAAGEATVNELAAPFPVSVQAISKHLNVLERAGLIVRTREAQWRRCRLEPAPLRGLAEWVDQYRRLWDDRYDTLDDYLRDLRGDSDESDR, encoded by the coding sequence ATGACAGCAGATCCGGTCAGCGCCGTGTTCGCCGCCCTCGCGGATCCGACCCGCCGGGCGATCCTGGCCCGGCTGGCCGCCGGCGAGGCGACGGTCAACGAGTTGGCGGCGCCGTTCCCGGTGAGCGTCCAGGCCATCTCCAAGCACCTCAACGTGCTGGAGCGGGCGGGGCTGATCGTGCGCACCCGGGAGGCGCAGTGGCGGCGGTGCCGGCTGGAGCCGGCCCCGCTGCGCGGCCTCGCCGAGTGGGTCGACCAGTACCGCCGGCTCTGGGACGACCGTTACGACACGTTGGACGACTATCTGCGCGACCTGAGAGGAGACAGCGATGAGTCAGATCGGTGA
- a CDS encoding NUDIX domain-containing protein, which translates to MVIPPDLPGDLPVIERSAVRLVVLDADERVLLFHTRDPDHPRLGVWWELPGGGIDPGETYLDAAVRELREETGIVAAPAEVGPPSWRRRASFIHRQLRHVQEEVIVPLRLPGSGPAVDEAHRLDYEREDYFGFRWWPVAEVVASTARFYPGRLPTLLTGFLAGEPIDEPFELWS; encoded by the coding sequence ATGGTGATCCCGCCCGACCTGCCGGGAGATCTGCCGGTCATCGAGCGCAGCGCGGTGCGGCTGGTGGTGCTCGACGCCGACGAGCGGGTGCTGCTGTTCCACACCCGCGACCCGGACCACCCGCGCCTCGGTGTCTGGTGGGAGCTGCCCGGCGGCGGGATCGACCCGGGCGAGACGTACCTCGACGCGGCGGTGCGGGAGCTGCGCGAGGAGACCGGCATCGTGGCCGCACCGGCCGAGGTCGGCCCGCCCTCCTGGCGGCGCCGGGCCAGCTTCATCCACCGGCAGTTGCGGCACGTCCAGGAGGAGGTGATCGTGCCGCTGCGGCTGCCCGGGTCCGGGCCGGCAGTGGACGAGGCGCACCGGCTCGACTACGAGCGCGAGGACTACTTCGGCTTCCGGTGGTGGCCGGTGGCCGAGGTGGTGGCCAGCACGGCCCGGTTCTACCCGGGACGGCTGCCAACGCTGCTGACCGGTTTCCTCGCCGGCGAGCCGATCGACGAACCGTTCGAACTCTGGTCGTAA
- a CDS encoding histidine kinase gives MSLLPGGRVTVGVAVGVLTAAVELVLLLVAAVAVAGSALAPPARRRIGPLITRYLAALVRWERRRLAALLGAADPLPPVRTAGWREVGYLAARSLPGVLGALAIALLAIGLVLAWILLRAAVRGDLTVAGFLLQVVIGAVLLLVNLQAIASVGALDVWLARRLLDSGSRAALEERVRELAATRAGVITAVDAERQRIERDLHDGLQQRLVALGMLLGRARRSRDTERTYALITQAHEDVQRAVQELREVAWRVYPSALDDSDLGEVLGMVAQRSAVPVRIRCDLPVRPARSIETVLYFVACEALTNAAKHAAATLVTIEIGVREGQVRMRVRDDGTGGADPSGRGLSGLARRVAALDGRLRVDSPAGGPTTVLAELPCG, from the coding sequence ATGTCCCTCCTGCCGGGCGGGCGGGTGACCGTCGGCGTCGCGGTCGGCGTCCTGACCGCCGCCGTCGAACTGGTCCTCCTGCTCGTCGCCGCCGTCGCCGTCGCCGGGTCCGCGCTGGCGCCGCCGGCCCGCCGCCGGATCGGCCCGCTGATCACGCGGTACCTCGCCGCGCTGGTGCGGTGGGAGCGCCGTCGGCTTGCCGCGCTGCTGGGCGCGGCCGACCCGTTGCCGCCCGTGCGCACCGCCGGGTGGCGGGAGGTCGGCTACCTCGCGGCCCGGTCGCTGCCCGGCGTGCTGGGCGCGCTCGCGATCGCGCTGCTCGCGATCGGGCTCGTACTCGCCTGGATCCTGCTGCGCGCCGCGGTGCGCGGCGACCTGACCGTGGCCGGGTTCCTGCTGCAGGTCGTCATCGGCGCGGTGCTGCTGCTGGTGAACCTCCAGGCCATCGCGAGCGTCGGCGCGCTGGACGTCTGGCTGGCCCGACGGCTGCTCGACTCCGGCTCCCGGGCCGCGCTGGAGGAGCGGGTCCGCGAGTTGGCCGCCACCCGTGCCGGTGTGATCACGGCCGTGGACGCCGAGCGCCAGCGGATCGAACGGGATCTGCACGACGGCTTGCAGCAGCGGCTCGTCGCGCTCGGCATGCTGCTCGGGCGGGCCCGGCGCAGCCGGGACACCGAGCGGACGTACGCGCTGATCACGCAGGCGCACGAGGACGTCCAGCGCGCGGTCCAGGAGCTGCGGGAGGTCGCCTGGCGGGTCTATCCCTCGGCGCTCGACGACAGCGACCTGGGGGAGGTGCTCGGCATGGTGGCCCAGCGCTCCGCCGTGCCGGTGCGGATCCGCTGCGACCTCCCGGTACGCCCCGCCCGGTCCATCGAGACCGTGCTCTACTTCGTGGCCTGCGAGGCGCTCACCAACGCCGCGAAACACGCCGCCGCTACCCTAGTCACGATCGAGATCGGCGTACGGGAGGGGCAGGTCCGGATGCGCGTGCGCGACGACGGCACGGGCGGGGCCGACCCCTCCGGGCGGGGCCTGTCCGGCCTGGCCCGCCGGGTCGCCGCTCTGGACGGGCGGCTGCGGGTGGACAGCCCCGCCGGCGGGCCGACCACCGTCCTGGCGGAGCTGCCGTGCGGATAA
- a CDS encoding GGDEF domain-containing protein: MPDPVSIASGICAAGALLSTWHLRRRALRAEAEIDHLQAELTAERHAASHDPLTGLPNRRAFYRLAATLLTDAAGRPLIAVVLDLDDFKQVNDRYGHAAGDQVLISVAERLAAFAGDNLVARLGGDEFAGLLTTPTVDRRWIEHASGRLCEMLAAPIPLGGLSVRVTASVGLAPVTGPTQLTEALRHADAAMYRAKSLSASRPARQLVDTAHPAE; the protein is encoded by the coding sequence GTGCCGGATCCGGTGAGTATCGCGTCCGGCATCTGCGCCGCCGGAGCCCTGCTCTCCACCTGGCACCTGCGCCGACGCGCGCTGCGGGCCGAGGCGGAGATCGACCACCTGCAGGCCGAGCTCACCGCCGAACGGCACGCCGCCAGCCACGATCCGCTGACCGGGCTGCCCAACCGACGCGCCTTCTACCGGCTCGCGGCGACACTGCTCACCGACGCGGCCGGGCGACCACTGATCGCCGTGGTGCTCGACCTGGACGACTTCAAGCAGGTCAACGACAGGTACGGGCACGCCGCGGGCGACCAGGTGCTGATCAGCGTGGCCGAGCGCCTCGCCGCCTTCGCCGGCGACAACCTGGTAGCCCGGCTAGGCGGCGACGAGTTCGCCGGCCTGCTCACCACCCCGACCGTCGACCGCCGGTGGATCGAGCACGCGAGCGGGCGACTCTGCGAGATGCTCGCCGCGCCGATCCCGCTGGGCGGGCTCAGCGTACGGGTGACGGCCTCGGTCGGGCTCGCGCCGGTCACCGGCCCGACCCAGCTCACCGAGGCGCTGCGCCACGCGGACGCCGCCATGTACCGGGCGAAGAGTCTGAGCGCCAGCCGGCCCGCCCGCCAACTCGTCGACACCGCCCACCCGGCCGAATGA
- a CDS encoding DUF397 domain-containing protein: MQQPSNGVPAAQLPPLNWQKSHRSNPSGNCVELAELPGGAGIALRNSRHPDGPALIYTVDEIAAFVLGARDGDFDHLIA, encoded by the coding sequence ATGCAGCAGCCGTCGAACGGTGTTCCCGCCGCCCAGTTACCCCCGCTGAACTGGCAGAAGAGCCATCGGAGCAACCCGAGTGGCAACTGTGTCGAACTGGCCGAGCTGCCCGGCGGGGCCGGCATCGCGCTGCGTAACTCCCGGCACCCCGACGGGCCGGCGCTGATCTACACGGTCGACGAGATCGCCGCCTTCGTGCTCGGCGCCCGGGACGGCGACTTCGACCATCTGATCGCCTGA
- a CDS encoding OsmC family protein — MTIEVRTRSLPGQPAAIGSAGPYTLVVDRPADAGGDGLGFNGGQLLYLAVAGCVSNDLFREAAALGIDLQRVEVTVRGDFTGDPAVSTEVTYDVRVEGDAPTDELRELVDRVDAIAEIPNSLRGGTAVRLRRAEVSGIDRAGPGL, encoded by the coding sequence ATGACCATCGAGGTACGCACCCGGAGCCTGCCCGGGCAGCCCGCGGCGATCGGTTCGGCCGGACCGTACACGCTCGTGGTCGACCGTCCGGCGGACGCCGGCGGCGACGGGCTCGGCTTCAACGGCGGCCAGCTGCTCTACCTGGCGGTCGCCGGCTGCGTCTCCAACGACCTGTTCCGGGAGGCCGCCGCGCTCGGCATCGACCTGCAACGCGTCGAGGTGACCGTGCGCGGCGACTTCACCGGCGATCCGGCGGTGTCCACAGAGGTCACCTACGACGTGCGCGTCGAGGGCGACGCGCCGACGGACGAGCTGCGCGAACTGGTCGACCGGGTCGACGCCATCGCCGAGATCCCCAACTCGCTGCGCGGCGGCACGGCGGTCCGGCTGCGGCGGGCCGAGGTGTCCGGCATCGACCGGGCGGGTCCCGGCCTCTGA
- a CDS encoding LacI family DNA-binding transcriptional regulator: protein MKPTLQAVADAVGVSRSTVSNAYARPDQLSAALRQRILDTAKAIGYPGPNPTARSLRRGFVGSIGVLFTSQLSYAFTDPFAVRFLAGVSAAAERHGTSLLLVPLPQAPGDARRAVENAAVDGFCVYCVGDETWALDAIRDRGLPYVTTAHRPDAEPTHRYVGIDERDAARGIAAHVASLGHRRVALLGDTVLPDVPSGPLRLSKVGDVPHPTTHGRLAGFADAFAEVGVSWSDLTVLTAAGNDRGAAAAAVAGLLDRPDPPTAVLACSDVLALGVLDTLAARGPGAGPPVSVTGFDDIAEAAAVGLTTVRQPAEEKGRLAAELLLDPPADPAAGHVLLPTELVVRTSTGPAPRS, encoded by the coding sequence GTGAAGCCAACCCTCCAGGCCGTGGCCGACGCGGTCGGCGTGTCCCGCAGCACGGTGTCGAACGCCTACGCCCGCCCCGACCAGCTCTCGGCGGCGCTGCGGCAGCGGATCCTGGACACCGCGAAGGCGATCGGCTACCCCGGTCCCAACCCGACCGCCCGGTCTCTGCGCCGCGGCTTCGTCGGCTCGATCGGGGTGCTGTTCACCTCGCAGCTGTCGTACGCCTTCACCGACCCCTTCGCGGTCCGCTTCCTCGCCGGTGTCAGCGCGGCGGCCGAGCGGCACGGCACGAGCCTGCTGCTCGTACCGCTGCCGCAGGCTCCCGGGGACGCCCGGCGCGCGGTCGAGAACGCCGCCGTGGACGGCTTCTGCGTCTACTGCGTCGGCGACGAGACCTGGGCCCTGGACGCCATCCGCGACCGAGGGCTGCCTTACGTCACCACCGCGCACCGGCCCGACGCCGAACCCACCCACCGCTACGTCGGCATCGACGAGCGGGACGCCGCCCGGGGCATCGCCGCGCACGTGGCGAGCCTCGGTCACCGGCGGGTCGCCCTGCTCGGCGACACCGTGCTGCCCGACGTGCCCTCCGGCCCGCTGCGCCTGTCCAAGGTGGGCGACGTGCCCCACCCCACCACCCACGGCCGGCTCGCCGGGTTCGCCGACGCGTTCGCCGAGGTGGGCGTGTCCTGGTCCGACCTCACCGTCCTCACCGCCGCCGGCAACGACCGGGGGGCGGCCGCCGCGGCGGTCGCCGGCCTGCTCGACCGGCCCGACCCGCCGACCGCCGTGCTGGCGTGCTCCGACGTCCTCGCACTCGGCGTCCTCGACACCCTCGCCGCGCGGGGCCCCGGCGCCGGGCCGCCGGTCTCGGTGACCGGTTTCGACGACATCGCCGAGGCCGCCGCCGTCGGACTCACGACCGTGCGCCAGCCGGCCGAGGAGAAGGGCCGGCTCGCCGCCGAACTGCTGCTCGACCCGCCCGCGGACCCCGCGGCCGGTCACGTGCTCCTGCCCACCGAACTCGTCGTCCGGACCTCCACCGGACCCGCACCGAGGAGTTGA
- a CDS encoding DedA family protein, translated as MMGTSLVLLATGNLAADAEPPQDGIVGYVTGLVERLGGPGAGLAVALENLFPPIPSEVILPLAGFVAGQGRMSVVGAIFWTTLGSLLGALALYWIGAALGRDRIRAVAARLPLVKLSDVDRTEAWFLKHGVKAVFFGRMIPIFRSLISIPAGVERMPIATFALYTTLGSLIWNTTFVLAGYLLGDNWHMVEGYVGALQNVVIVACVAAVGWFVVSRVRRARRAARDPEEPALSAATSPAQGVPDPSGRGTIYRSGTWTDDERPRGGAR; from the coding sequence ATGATGGGAACCTCGCTCGTCCTGCTCGCCACCGGAAACCTCGCAGCGGACGCTGAACCACCCCAGGACGGGATCGTCGGCTACGTGACCGGCCTGGTCGAGCGGCTGGGTGGGCCGGGCGCGGGCCTGGCGGTGGCGCTGGAGAATCTCTTCCCGCCGATCCCGAGCGAGGTGATCCTGCCGCTCGCCGGCTTCGTGGCCGGGCAGGGCCGGATGAGCGTGGTCGGGGCGATCTTCTGGACCACCCTCGGTTCGCTGCTCGGCGCCCTCGCCCTCTACTGGATCGGCGCCGCGCTCGGCCGGGACCGGATCCGGGCGGTCGCGGCGCGGCTGCCGCTGGTGAAGCTCAGCGACGTGGACCGGACCGAGGCGTGGTTCCTGAAGCACGGCGTCAAGGCGGTCTTCTTCGGGCGGATGATCCCGATCTTCCGGAGCCTCATCTCCATCCCGGCCGGCGTCGAACGGATGCCGATCGCCACGTTCGCGCTCTACACGACGCTGGGCAGCCTGATCTGGAACACCACCTTCGTGCTCGCCGGCTACCTGTTGGGCGACAACTGGCACATGGTCGAGGGGTACGTCGGCGCGCTGCAGAACGTCGTCATCGTGGCCTGCGTCGCGGCCGTCGGCTGGTTCGTGGTCTCCCGGGTGCGGCGCGCCCGGCGTGCCGCCCGGGACCCGGAGGAACCGGCCCTGTCGGCCGCGACGAGTCCGGCGCAGGGCGTTCCCGATCCGAGCGGTCGCGGCACCATCTACCGCAGCGGCACGTGGACGGACGACGAGCGGCCCCGCGGCGGGGCGCGTTGA
- a CDS encoding type II toxin-antitoxin system PemK/MazF family toxin, whose protein sequence is MAGLLRNVAARIGRVGAIVPSPRRSGPAPAQVARRRQVSALQRRELTYAPELDGQADPGEVVWTWVPYEDDPRQGKDRPVLVVGRHSRTLFGLMLSSQSERDGQRHWLALGPGAWDRDNRPSWIRLDRVLTMREDSIRREGAVLDRARFDRIGRALRAGYGWR, encoded by the coding sequence GTGGCAGGTCTGCTGAGGAACGTCGCGGCGCGCATCGGCCGGGTCGGCGCCATCGTCCCGTCTCCCCGCCGGTCCGGGCCCGCCCCGGCCCAGGTCGCCCGTCGGCGCCAGGTCAGCGCGCTGCAGCGCCGGGAGTTGACGTACGCCCCGGAGCTGGACGGGCAGGCCGATCCGGGCGAGGTCGTGTGGACCTGGGTCCCGTACGAGGACGATCCCCGGCAGGGCAAGGACCGCCCGGTGCTGGTGGTCGGCCGGCACAGCCGCACCCTGTTCGGTCTGATGCTCTCCAGCCAGAGCGAGCGGGACGGCCAGCGGCACTGGCTGGCGCTCGGGCCGGGCGCCTGGGACCGGGACAACCGGCCTAGCTGGATCCGGCTGGACCGAGTGCTCACGATGCGCGAGGACAGCATCCGCCGCGAGGGTGCGGTGCTGGACCGCGCCCGCTTCGATCGGATCGGTCGGGCGCTGCGCGCCGGCTACGGCTGGCGCTGA
- a CDS encoding protein kinase, with the protein MSPFTPTLRLHDRYVLRERIGRGGMSEVWRADDEVLGRPVAVKALAGEFALDPQLRATIQREARAAARLTHPHVTQVYDYGEATLPGGDVVPYLVMELVDGHTLADRLTGGPLAWPEAMRMAGQVAAALAAAHRIGVVHRDIKPGNVMLTETGAKVLDFGIAALAGPHHQLTGQTSELLMGTPAYFAPERLTAGPPNPASDVYALGALLYRTLTGRAPLPVQTWEDALEVHERHTAVPPLRIPGLPAHLAELTLASLAGDPARRPTAAQLATRFGAGQPADPPTAILPTLPSGRAAVAPAHPPTLIDRAAALPRPAGVTPERPSRQPGRSRGPIAVLVAAGLALLVALGAVLLIGDGENPGRAPVAGPSQTTEAPTTSDAPEPAPPTSTAPTPSTFPPAPVSLRQLAVEFAAILTQAQLRDEIDRRTAEELRDDLADLARDKPRDRARRIEDLRDRIAESVERQRLSSRTADQLTTLLDHYDIPTDNSDDD; encoded by the coding sequence ATGTCGCCGTTCACACCCACCCTCCGCCTGCACGACCGGTACGTCCTGCGCGAGCGCATCGGCCGCGGCGGGATGTCCGAGGTGTGGCGTGCCGACGACGAGGTGCTCGGCCGACCCGTCGCCGTGAAGGCCCTGGCGGGGGAGTTCGCCCTCGACCCGCAGCTGCGAGCCACCATCCAGCGCGAGGCCCGCGCCGCCGCCCGGCTCACCCACCCGCACGTCACCCAGGTGTACGACTACGGCGAGGCGACCCTGCCCGGCGGTGACGTCGTGCCCTACCTGGTGATGGAACTCGTCGACGGGCACACCCTCGCCGACCGGCTCACCGGCGGGCCGCTCGCCTGGCCCGAGGCCATGCGGATGGCCGGTCAGGTCGCCGCGGCGCTCGCCGCCGCCCACCGGATCGGCGTGGTGCACCGGGACATCAAGCCGGGCAACGTCATGCTCACCGAGACCGGCGCGAAGGTCCTCGACTTCGGCATCGCCGCGCTCGCCGGCCCGCACCACCAGCTCACCGGGCAGACCAGCGAACTACTGATGGGCACCCCGGCCTACTTCGCCCCGGAACGGCTCACCGCCGGCCCGCCCAACCCGGCCAGCGACGTCTACGCCCTCGGTGCGCTGCTCTACCGCACGCTCACCGGGCGGGCGCCGCTGCCCGTCCAGACCTGGGAGGACGCGCTCGAGGTGCACGAGCGGCACACCGCGGTGCCGCCGTTGCGGATCCCCGGCCTGCCCGCCCACCTCGCCGAGCTGACCCTCGCCAGCCTCGCCGGCGATCCAGCCCGCCGACCCACCGCCGCCCAGCTCGCCACCCGGTTCGGGGCCGGCCAGCCGGCCGACCCGCCCACCGCGATCCTGCCCACCCTGCCGTCCGGACGCGCCGCCGTCGCCCCCGCCCATCCGCCCACCCTCATCGACCGCGCCGCGGCCCTGCCACGCCCGGCCGGTGTCACGCCGGAGCGACCGTCCCGGCAGCCGGGCCGGTCCCGCGGCCCGATCGCCGTGCTCGTCGCGGCCGGGCTCGCGCTCCTGGTCGCCCTGGGGGCGGTGCTCCTGATCGGCGACGGCGAGAACCCGGGCCGGGCGCCGGTGGCCGGCCCGAGCCAGACGACGGAGGCGCCGACGACCTCCGACGCCCCGGAACCCGCGCCGCCCACGAGCACGGCGCCCACGCCGAGCACCTTCCCACCGGCGCCGGTCAGCCTCCGCCAGCTGGCCGTCGAGTTCGCGGCGATCCTCACCCAGGCGCAGCTGCGGGATGAGATCGACCGCAGGACCGCCGAGGAGCTGCGCGACGACCTCGCCGACCTCGCCCGGGACAAGCCGAGGGACCGGGCCCGACGCATCGAGGACCTGCGCGACCGGATCGCCGAGTCGGTCGAGCGGCAACGCCTCTCGTCCCGCACGGCAGACCAGCTCACCACCCTGCTCGACCACTACGACATACCCACCGACAACAGCGACGACGACTGA
- a CDS encoding response regulator transcription factor, producing MRITLAEDSTLLREGLVRLLAEEGHQVVAAVGTADDLVAAVDREPPEVVVTDVRMPPTHTDDGLRAALEIRRRWPGTAVLVLSQYVEKRYASRLLADRPEGVGYLLKDRVAQVDDFLDALDRVAAGATALDPEVVRQVVAGSDRADPLTRLTPRERDVLHHMAQGHTNAAIAERLHVSLSAVEKHVNAIFDKLDLSDAVGYSRRVLAILRYLGT from the coding sequence GTGCGGATAACGCTCGCCGAGGACTCCACGCTGCTGCGCGAGGGACTGGTGCGGCTGCTCGCCGAGGAGGGCCACCAGGTCGTCGCGGCGGTCGGTACCGCCGACGACCTGGTCGCGGCCGTGGACCGGGAGCCACCCGAGGTGGTCGTCACCGACGTACGGATGCCGCCCACCCACACCGACGACGGCCTGCGTGCCGCGCTGGAGATCCGCCGTCGCTGGCCCGGCACCGCGGTCCTCGTGCTGTCCCAGTACGTCGAGAAGCGGTACGCCAGCCGGCTGCTCGCCGACCGTCCGGAGGGGGTCGGGTACCTGCTCAAGGACCGCGTGGCCCAGGTCGACGACTTCCTCGACGCGCTGGACCGGGTCGCCGCCGGCGCGACCGCCCTCGACCCCGAGGTGGTCCGCCAGGTGGTGGCCGGCTCGGACCGCGCCGACCCGCTCACCCGCCTCACCCCGCGTGAACGCGACGTCCTGCACCACATGGCCCAGGGCCACACCAACGCGGCGATCGCCGAACGGCTGCACGTGTCGCTGAGCGCCGTGGAGAAGCACGTCAACGCCATCTTCGACAAGCTCGACCTGTCCGACGCGGTCGGCTACAGCCGGCGGGTGCTGGCGATCCTCCGCTACCTCGGTACCTGA
- a CDS encoding SRPBCC family protein, whose translation MSQIGDMVVDLPSDHEITLTRTFDAPRDLVFAAHTQAEHLKRWWGRGNPLDVEIDFREGGHYRFVEHAQDGEAYAFRGEFREVVVPERIVQTFEFEGMPGHVAVETLVFTEEDGRTTVSGTTRFDTRQERDGMLDSGMTQGAAESYDALQRHLATLV comes from the coding sequence ATGAGTCAGATCGGTGACATGGTGGTGGACCTGCCGTCCGACCACGAGATCACCCTCACCCGCACCTTCGACGCCCCGCGCGACCTGGTCTTCGCCGCGCACACGCAGGCCGAGCACCTCAAGCGGTGGTGGGGGCGGGGCAACCCGCTCGACGTCGAGATCGACTTCCGGGAGGGCGGCCACTACCGGTTCGTGGAGCATGCCCAGGACGGCGAGGCCTACGCCTTCCGCGGCGAGTTTCGGGAGGTCGTGGTGCCGGAGCGCATCGTGCAGACCTTCGAGTTCGAGGGCATGCCCGGCCACGTGGCGGTGGAGACGCTGGTCTTCACCGAGGAGGACGGCCGGACCACGGTCTCCGGCACCACCCGCTTCGACACCCGACAGGAGCGCGACGGCATGCTCGACTCTGGCATGACCCAGGGCGCCGCCGAGTCGTACGACGCTCTCCAACGACACCTCGCGACGCTGGTCTGA
- a CDS encoding helix-turn-helix transcriptional regulator has protein sequence MTMVPAEGGPATGPTVLRMLLGAQLRRLRESSGVTREGAGWEIRSSESKISRMELGRVGFKERDVADLLTLYGVADADEREVLLKLARDANSPGWWHRYGDVLPSWFQSYLGLEAAAALIRTYEVQFVPGLLQTPEYARAVVLLGHGHASPAEISRRVDLRMRRQELLRRADPPQLWAVVDEAALRRPIGGVEVMRGQLTALIDATRSPNIRLQIIPFAAGGHAAAGGAFTILRFGDQDLPDIVYIEQLTSALYLDKRDDLDFYALAMERLCVEAEPPERTRELLERLRDELKPA, from the coding sequence GTGACGATGGTTCCCGCCGAGGGCGGCCCGGCGACCGGGCCGACCGTGCTGCGCATGCTGCTCGGTGCCCAGCTCCGCCGGCTGCGCGAGTCCAGCGGGGTGACCCGGGAGGGCGCCGGCTGGGAGATCCGGTCCTCCGAGTCGAAGATCAGTCGGATGGAGCTGGGCCGGGTCGGGTTCAAGGAACGCGACGTCGCCGACCTGCTCACCCTCTACGGTGTGGCCGACGCCGACGAGCGGGAGGTGCTGCTCAAGCTCGCCCGGGACGCGAACAGCCCCGGCTGGTGGCACCGGTACGGCGACGTGCTGCCCAGCTGGTTCCAGTCCTACCTGGGGCTGGAGGCCGCGGCCGCGCTGATCCGCACCTACGAGGTGCAGTTCGTTCCCGGGCTGCTGCAGACCCCCGAGTACGCCCGGGCGGTGGTCCTGCTCGGCCACGGCCACGCCAGTCCCGCCGAGATCTCCCGGCGCGTCGACCTGCGGATGCGCCGCCAGGAACTGCTGCGGCGGGCGGATCCACCGCAGCTGTGGGCCGTGGTGGACGAGGCGGCGCTGCGCCGTCCGATCGGCGGTGTGGAGGTGATGCGGGGGCAGCTCACCGCCCTGATCGACGCGACCCGGTCGCCGAACATCCGGCTCCAGATCATCCCGTTCGCGGCCGGCGGGCACGCCGCCGCCGGCGGCGCCTTCACCATCCTCCGCTTCGGTGACCAGGACCTGCCCGACATCGTCTACATCGAACAGTTGACCAGCGCGCTCTACCTCGACAAGCGGGACGACCTGGACTTCTACGCGCTGGCCATGGAGCGGCTCTGCGTCGAGGCCGAGCCGCCGGAGCGAACCCGGGAGCTTCTCGAGCGCCTGCGGGACGAGCTCAAGCCCGCCTGA
- a CDS encoding NAD(P)H-dependent oxidoreductase, giving the protein MASIRALILNCTLKRSPAPSSSEVLGGEVRDALAEQGVDAELIRIVDHDVRFGVSTDEGDGDGWPAIRAKLLAAQILIIATPIWLGQPSAVCKMVLERLDAELSETDAEGRLLTYGKVAGVAVVGNEDGAHHTIGQVQQALNEVGFTCAAAGATYWVGEALHTVDYIDVRPKPDTTGRTTKALALNSAHLARLLAEQPYPPPDARSAAVGPSRESA; this is encoded by the coding sequence GTGGCGAGCATCCGGGCGTTGATCCTGAACTGCACCCTCAAGCGCTCACCGGCGCCGTCCAGTTCCGAGGTGCTCGGCGGCGAGGTGCGCGACGCCCTGGCCGAGCAGGGGGTCGACGCCGAGCTGATCCGGATCGTCGACCACGACGTGCGGTTCGGCGTCTCCACCGACGAGGGCGACGGCGACGGGTGGCCGGCGATCCGGGCCAAGCTGCTGGCCGCGCAGATCCTCATCATCGCCACACCGATCTGGCTCGGCCAGCCGTCGGCGGTCTGCAAGATGGTGCTGGAGCGCCTCGACGCTGAACTCTCCGAGACCGACGCCGAGGGGCGCCTGCTCACCTACGGGAAGGTGGCCGGGGTCGCGGTGGTCGGCAACGAGGACGGCGCCCACCACACCATCGGGCAGGTCCAGCAGGCGCTCAACGAGGTCGGCTTCACCTGCGCCGCCGCCGGGGCCACGTACTGGGTCGGCGAGGCGCTGCACACGGTCGACTACATCGACGTGCGGCCGAAGCCCGACACCACCGGGCGGACCACCAAGGCGCTGGCGCTCAACTCGGCGCACCTGGCCCGGCTGCTGGCCGAGCAGCCGTACCCGCCGCCGGACGCGCGGTCGGCCGCGGTCGGGCCCAGCCGGGAATCGGCATGA